One window of Methanothermobacter tenebrarum genomic DNA carries:
- a CDS encoding ParA family protein gives MGEIISIINQKGGCGKTTTAVNLSSALAILGKKVLIVDIDPQANATTGFGVNKATLNSTIYSIISGEAKIEDTIQETMIPDLYIIPSNLALSGAEVELTSQIGYHTILKEAIDPIKNGFDYIFIDAPPSLGILTLNALVAGDSIIIPIQAEYYALEGMADLLKTMKLVENRLKSPCPIKGILLTLYDGRTRLGREVYQEIKNFFFPQEYIFKTIIPRNIRLAEAPSHGKPCIIYDKDCKGSKAYLKLAEELIKMEDEK, from the coding sequence TTGGGTGAAATAATATCCATAATAAACCAAAAGGGAGGCTGTGGCAAAACAACCACAGCAGTAAATTTATCAAGTGCACTTGCAATCCTAGGCAAAAAAGTCCTAATAGTTGATATAGACCCCCAAGCAAATGCAACAACAGGTTTTGGAGTCAACAAGGCAACATTAAATTCAACAATATACTCCATTATAAGCGGAGAAGCAAAAATAGAAGACACAATCCAGGAGACAATGATCCCCGACCTTTATATTATCCCAAGCAATCTTGCCCTCAGTGGCGCGGAAGTGGAACTCACCAGCCAAATAGGCTACCATACCATACTCAAGGAAGCCATAGACCCCATAAAAAATGGTTTTGATTACATCTTCATCGACGCCCCACCATCCCTCGGAATACTAACATTAAACGCCCTTGTTGCAGGCGATAGCATCATAATACCAATACAAGCAGAATACTACGCCCTTGAGGGGATGGCTGACCTCCTTAAAACAATGAAATTAGTTGAAAACCGCCTAAAAAGTCCATGCCCAATAAAGGGCATACTATTAACACTATATGACGGAAGAACCCGACTTGGAAGAGAAGTTTACCAAGAAATTAAAAACTTTTTCTTTCCACAAGAATACATCTTCAAGACAATAATACCTAGGAACATCCGCCTGGCAGAAGCCCCAAGCCATGGAAAACCATGCATAATTTATGACAAAGACTGTAAAGGTTCTAAAGCATACCTCAAACTAGCAGAGGAACTAATCAAAATGGAGGACGAAAAATGA